The following coding sequences lie in one Flagellimonas eckloniae genomic window:
- a CDS encoding BT_3928 family protein produces the protein MKYLVWISRIVVGILFIISGLIKLNDPVGFSFKLEEYFSQGVLDLPFLIPMALSISIFVVIVEVLLGVLLLIGFKPKITVWSLLLMIVFFTFLTFYSAYFNKVTDCGCFGDAVKLTPWESFTKDIILLIFILILFLGRKYIKPIFNTKINWIIGGASLVACALFANQVLNHLPSVDFRPYKIGANIQEGMSVPDNAPKAIYEYAWRFKVNGDDKIVVTNGEYPSVDGEFIDVETTEIQKGYEPPIHDFTIEKDGVDLASEILEENKLVMVIAYDLAKSNNDFFSEVAGVTAKARQKGYKVVGMSASNEERANKMKKDYNLDFDFYFTDETTLKTIVRSNPAILVLERGTIQQKVHYNDLDQLTF, from the coding sequence ATGAAGTATTTGGTCTGGATTTCTAGAATTGTCGTTGGAATCTTATTTATAATAAGCGGACTCATTAAATTGAACGATCCTGTCGGTTTTTCGTTCAAATTAGAGGAATACTTTAGTCAAGGGGTTTTGGACCTACCTTTTTTGATACCAATGGCTTTGTCAATTTCAATTTTCGTGGTAATTGTGGAGGTGCTTTTGGGAGTACTTCTACTCATAGGGTTTAAGCCAAAAATTACTGTTTGGAGCTTGTTGCTCATGATTGTGTTCTTTACCTTTCTTACATTCTATTCGGCATATTTTAATAAAGTAACTGATTGTGGTTGTTTTGGGGATGCTGTAAAATTGACCCCTTGGGAGTCTTTCACAAAGGATATCATACTTCTGATTTTTATTCTGATTCTGTTTTTGGGTAGAAAATATATCAAACCCATATTTAACACTAAAATCAATTGGATTATTGGAGGAGCGTCATTGGTCGCTTGTGCATTGTTTGCCAACCAGGTGCTTAACCATCTTCCCTCAGTAGATTTTAGGCCCTATAAAATAGGAGCGAATATTCAAGAAGGAATGAGTGTGCCTGATAATGCTCCAAAGGCAATATATGAATATGCATGGCGCTTTAAAGTCAATGGAGATGACAAGATTGTAGTCACAAATGGAGAATACCCTTCTGTGGATGGGGAATTTATAGATGTTGAAACCACCGAAATACAAAAAGGGTACGAGCCACCAATCCATGATTTCACCATTGAAAAGGATGGTGTGGATTTGGCTTCGGAAATCTTGGAAGAAAACAAATTGGTAATGGTCATTGCGTATGATTTGGCAAAAAGTAATAATGATTTTTTCTCTGAGGTTGCTGGCGTTACGGCCAAGGCAAGGCAGAAAGGATACAAGGTTGTGGGTATGTCAGCTTCCAATGAAGAAAGAGCCAATAAAATGAAGAAGGATTATAATTTGGATTTCGATTTTTATTTTACAGATGAAACCACATTAAAAACCATAGTTCGTTCCAACCCAGCAATTTTAGTTCTGGAACGCGGCACAATTCAACAAAAAGTACATTATAACGATTTAGATCAACTAACATTTTAA
- the tpiA gene encoding triose-phosphate isomerase, whose amino-acid sequence MRTQIVAGNWKMNKNLDETEVLLSELSAKLPDTHAEVIVAPTFVNLVAAQRNLQSSTIQVAAQNMHFAENGAFTGEISADMLLNIEVDTVIIGHSERRSLFGETDDLLSKKTKTALEKGMRVIFCFGEELEDRKSENHFSVVESQLKNALFTLNKDAWSKIVLAYEPVWAIGTGETASPEQAQEMHAFIRKTISEAYDSSIANTVSILYGGSVKPGNAEEIFSKPDVDGGLIGGASLKADDFVAIIKAI is encoded by the coding sequence ATGAGAACCCAAATAGTTGCAGGAAACTGGAAAATGAACAAAAACCTTGATGAAACAGAAGTTTTGTTGTCCGAGCTATCGGCAAAATTACCTGATACGCATGCAGAAGTAATTGTTGCTCCAACTTTTGTGAACTTGGTTGCGGCCCAAAGAAATTTACAGTCATCAACCATACAGGTTGCTGCTCAAAACATGCATTTTGCTGAGAATGGGGCTTTTACAGGCGAGATTTCCGCAGATATGCTGTTGAACATAGAAGTGGATACAGTTATCATTGGACATTCAGAACGTCGTTCACTTTTTGGAGAAACAGACGACCTATTGTCCAAAAAGACCAAAACTGCACTGGAAAAAGGAATGAGGGTCATTTTTTGTTTTGGGGAAGAATTGGAAGATAGAAAATCAGAAAACCATTTTTCTGTTGTGGAAAGTCAGTTAAAAAATGCGCTGTTTACTTTAAATAAAGATGCATGGAGCAAGATTGTTCTGGCTTATGAACCAGTTTGGGCGATAGGGACGGGAGAAACGGCTAGCCCAGAGCAAGCCCAGGAAATGCATGCATTTATCAGAAAAACCATTTCAGAAGCTTATGATTCGTCAATTGCCAATACTGTTTCAATCCTATATGGAGGAAGTGTTAAGCCTGGAAATGCCGAAGAGATTTTCTCAAAACCAGATGTAGATGGCGGTCTTATAGGAGGAGCGTCATTAAAAGCAGATGATTTTGTTGCCATTATCAAGGCCATTTAA
- the prmA gene encoding 50S ribosomal protein L11 methyltransferase, with translation MIYLEYNFKIDPAQPASDILIAELGEVGFESFVENDSGLLAYVLKSDWKEDILNDLFILQNPDFEISWTVKEIEQQNWNAEWEKNFHPIKVGGECMVRAPFHEPGQVVYDIVIEPKMSFGTGHHETTHMMLQHILNTDFAGKSVLDMGCGTGVLAILAKMKRAESVDAIDIDEWCFLNSKENVERNNCKDVNVYQGDSGLLTDKKYDIILANINRNILLEDIPIYAKCLNSDGLLFLSGFYLEDFDAISSKCGAYGLEFEKKIEKNNWISTKYVN, from the coding sequence TTGATATACCTCGAATACAATTTTAAAATAGACCCTGCACAACCAGCTTCTGATATCTTAATCGCTGAGTTGGGAGAGGTGGGTTTTGAAAGTTTTGTGGAGAATGATTCAGGTTTGTTGGCTTATGTCCTAAAATCTGATTGGAAAGAAGATATTTTGAATGATCTATTCATTCTTCAAAACCCTGATTTTGAAATTTCATGGACGGTAAAAGAAATTGAGCAGCAAAACTGGAACGCAGAGTGGGAGAAAAACTTTCACCCCATAAAGGTTGGTGGGGAATGTATGGTAAGGGCTCCCTTCCATGAGCCAGGGCAAGTTGTGTACGATATTGTCATTGAACCCAAAATGAGTTTTGGAACAGGGCATCATGAAACCACCCATATGATGTTGCAACATATTTTAAATACAGATTTTGCAGGAAAATCGGTTTTGGATATGGGTTGTGGTACTGGAGTTTTGGCCATTCTTGCCAAAATGAAGAGGGCAGAATCTGTTGATGCCATTGATATAGATGAATGGTGTTTTTTAAATTCCAAAGAGAATGTTGAACGCAATAACTGTAAAGATGTCAATGTTTATCAAGGAGATAGTGGTCTTCTTACGGATAAAAAGTATGATATCATACTAGCGAATATCAACAGGAATATTTTGCTCGAGGACATTCCCATTTACGCCAAATGTCTTAATTCTGACGGACTCCTATTCTTAAGTGGCTTTTATTTAGAGGATTTTGATGCAATTTCCTCAAAATGTGGTGCGTATGGTTTAGAATTTGAAAAAAAAATTGAAAAGAATAATTGGATTTCCACAAAATATGTAAATTAG
- a CDS encoding ATP-dependent Clp protease adaptor ClpS, whose product MGIKEKVSEELLLEEETVKQNEIILFNDEVNTFDHVIETLISVCDHTPEQAEQCSLIVHHNGKCTVKTGEYTDLKPRCSKLLQAGLSAEIV is encoded by the coding sequence ATGGGAATCAAGGAAAAAGTATCAGAAGAACTTCTTTTAGAAGAAGAGACCGTAAAGCAGAATGAGATTATACTTTTTAATGACGAGGTAAATACATTTGACCATGTTATTGAAACGTTGATAAGCGTCTGTGACCATACCCCTGAACAAGCAGAACAATGCTCTTTAATTGTGCACCACAATGGGAAGTGTACGGTTAAAACAGGCGAGTATACGGATTTAAAGCCTAGATGCTCAAAATTGTTACAAGCTGGGTTAAGTGCCGAGATTGTCTAA
- a CDS encoding glycosyl hydrolase family 17 protein, whose product MSSSRKEKFLALAALEYSGKTTKELESLCKRVLEDGMHGLCFSPYEEGQKPGDQITEDQIRRRMEIIKPYTKWIRSFSCTEGNEAIPRIAKEYGIKTMAGAWLGDDPKVNKKEVENLITLAKEGYVDIAAVGNEVMLRGDLTEDELLDFMHQVKQAVPDVPVGYVDAYYEFTERERITEACDIILANCYPFWEGCDMDYSLLYMKDMYQRVLKVANGKKIIVSETGWPSQGTSLEGAFPSHENALKYFMNTQKWSEEDNIEVFYFSSFDESWKVGAEGDVGAYWGLWDKDEVLKF is encoded by the coding sequence ATGTCGTCATCAAGAAAAGAAAAGTTTTTGGCATTGGCCGCTCTAGAATACTCTGGTAAAACTACCAAAGAACTTGAAAGTCTATGTAAGCGTGTATTGGAAGATGGAATGCATGGACTATGTTTCAGCCCTTATGAAGAAGGCCAAAAACCTGGTGATCAGATTACCGAAGACCAAATACGCAGGCGAATGGAAATCATAAAGCCCTACACTAAATGGATTCGTTCTTTTTCATGTACGGAGGGAAATGAGGCTATTCCGCGTATTGCAAAAGAATATGGCATAAAAACTATGGCTGGAGCATGGTTGGGAGACGACCCAAAAGTCAATAAGAAAGAAGTTGAAAACCTTATTACTTTGGCCAAAGAAGGCTATGTTGATATTGCCGCTGTTGGTAATGAGGTAATGCTACGTGGAGATTTAACCGAGGATGAACTATTGGATTTTATGCATCAGGTAAAGCAGGCTGTACCTGATGTTCCCGTAGGCTATGTTGATGCATATTACGAATTCACGGAGCGAGAAAGAATAACCGAAGCTTGCGATATAATTCTTGCCAATTGCTATCCTTTTTGGGAAGGTTGCGATATGGATTATTCTTTACTTTATATGAAAGATATGTACCAAAGAGTGCTAAAAGTGGCCAATGGCAAAAAGATAATCGTTTCCGAAACTGGATGGCCTAGTCAAGGTACGAGTCTTGAAGGTGCATTTCCATCCCATGAAAATGCGTTAAAATATTTTATGAACACGCAAAAATGGTCCGAAGAAGATAATATTGAAGTATTTTACTTCTCGTCCTTTGATGAATCATGGAAAGTAGGAGCTGAGGGTGATGTAGGGGCCTACTGGGGACTTTGGGACAAAGATGAAGTATTAAAGTTTTAA
- a CDS encoding MFS transporter, with protein sequence MSIVKTAKKDRVPFGQKAAFGAGHLVLNLYPGALGFFMFFLLTAFGMDPFLAGLLGGLPRFFDAITDPIMGFISDNTSSKWGRRRPYIMVGGILSAITFVLLWQLDENNSSDYNFWYFLIMSMVFLIGNTMFATPLVGLGYEMTSDYNERTRLMAFSQTVGLLAWVIVPWFWVIIADPDIFSNQAEGVRTMAIYVGVACLLLGLLPAIFCRGIDASHMGNRKKLTFRTIFSNLKDLFISIKEAVKNKPFMKLCGATFLVFNGYQIVASFSFFIFVFYIFNGSYEATSTWPAWFSSIGALVSAFLVIPIVSKMAEKWGKKNAFIISTALSIVGYAMKWWAFTPDNIWISFVPIPLMSFGLGSLFTLMMSMTADVCDLDELVNGMPRKEGTFGALYWWVVKLGQGLALVLGGLVLKLIGFDGNAATQTVETLTKLRIADIIIPVVTAALAIWIMWKYGLSEDRAKDIKAQLEERRGVL encoded by the coding sequence ATGTCAATTGTAAAAACCGCGAAAAAAGATAGAGTCCCGTTTGGACAAAAAGCCGCCTTTGGCGCAGGCCATTTGGTTTTGAACCTATATCCAGGAGCCTTAGGTTTTTTCATGTTTTTCTTGTTAACTGCTTTTGGCATGGATCCATTTTTGGCTGGACTTTTAGGTGGATTACCTCGATTTTTCGATGCGATTACCGATCCAATTATGGGATTTATTTCGGACAACACAAGTTCAAAATGGGGAAGAAGGAGGCCATACATTATGGTTGGAGGCATTTTAAGTGCCATAACATTTGTTTTGCTTTGGCAACTAGATGAAAACAATTCTTCAGACTATAATTTTTGGTACTTTCTGATTATGTCCATGGTTTTTCTAATTGGAAATACCATGTTCGCAACACCTCTGGTTGGTTTGGGCTATGAAATGACTTCTGATTATAACGAACGGACGCGTTTAATGGCATTTTCTCAAACAGTAGGTCTTTTGGCTTGGGTAATTGTTCCTTGGTTTTGGGTAATTATTGCTGACCCAGATATTTTTAGCAATCAAGCCGAAGGTGTAAGGACCATGGCAATCTATGTTGGAGTAGCTTGTTTATTGCTTGGACTTTTGCCTGCTATTTTTTGTAGAGGTATCGATGCTTCCCATATGGGAAATAGGAAAAAACTAACCTTTAGAACTATATTTAGTAATTTAAAAGACTTGTTCATCAGCATAAAAGAGGCTGTAAAGAATAAACCTTTTATGAAATTGTGTGGGGCTACCTTTTTAGTATTTAATGGTTACCAAATAGTGGCATCTTTTAGTTTTTTTATTTTCGTTTTTTACATTTTTAACGGAAGTTATGAAGCCACTTCAACATGGCCAGCTTGGTTCAGTTCTATTGGAGCATTGGTTTCAGCATTTTTGGTGATTCCAATTGTGTCAAAAATGGCTGAAAAATGGGGTAAAAAGAACGCTTTTATTATTTCGACGGCCCTTTCCATTGTTGGATATGCTATGAAATGGTGGGCTTTTACTCCCGATAATATTTGGATTTCATTTGTTCCGATACCCTTAATGTCATTTGGTTTAGGAAGTTTATTCACCTTGATGATGAGTATGACAGCCGATGTTTGTGATTTGGACGAACTTGTTAATGGGATGCCTAGGAAAGAAGGTACTTTTGGAGCGTTATATTGGTGGGTTGTAAAACTTGGACAAGGATTAGCTTTAGTTTTAGGGGGATTGGTATTAAAGTTAATAGGATTTGATGGTAATGCAGCCACTCAGACAGTAGAAACTTTGACAAAATTAAGAATCGCCGATATAATTATTCCCGTAGTAACAGCAGCTTTGGCTATTTGGATTATGTGGAAATACGGTCTATCCGAAGATAGGGCAAAAGATATTAAAGCCCAATTGGAAGAAAGAAGAGGCGTGTTATAA
- a CDS encoding glycoside hydrolase family 30 protein: MKKFNKLNITLTLTVILSACTVDNKLEVEVIETSANGNKLSPITEFTKEGVASKITLLPEQKFQTITGFGGSFTEASAYLLNQLSTENRKKIIDAYFGNDGARYSLTRTHINSCDFSLSNYSYAPVERDMELKHFSIEEDKDDIIPFIKEAMATSKDGFKILASPWTAPPWMKDNKDWRGGKLLPEYYDTWALFFSKYIDAYKSEGIDIWGLTVENEPLGNDNNWESMHYSPQEMTQFVQNHLGPKLEVDGKNNIKILGYDQNREHLEHWVDEMFKDEATSKYYDGTAIHWYASTYEIFPDALQYAHKKAPNKHLIQSEACVDAQVPKWKDDLWYWSKEATDWGWDWAPEQDKHLHPKYAPVYRYARDIIGCLNNWVDGWIDWNMVLDTQGGPNWFKNWCVAPVIVDPEKDQVYFTPIYHTLTHFSKYIRPGAVRIGFENSDDSLMTTAAKNPDGSIAVVILNQSMESKNFELILGESSQKITISPQAIQTVVLKNPTNTN, translated from the coding sequence ATGAAAAAGTTTAACAAATTAAATATCACATTAACATTGACCGTAATACTAAGTGCTTGCACCGTGGATAATAAATTGGAAGTTGAGGTTATTGAAACTTCCGCAAATGGAAACAAATTAAGTCCCATAACCGAGTTTACAAAAGAAGGAGTTGCTTCAAAGATTACATTATTACCAGAGCAAAAATTCCAAACCATTACTGGATTTGGCGGTTCATTTACAGAAGCATCGGCATATCTCCTTAATCAATTGAGTACAGAAAATCGAAAAAAAATCATCGATGCATATTTTGGTAATGATGGTGCCCGATATTCCTTAACTCGAACACATATAAATTCTTGTGATTTTTCATTGAGTAATTACTCGTATGCGCCTGTTGAAAGGGATATGGAGTTGAAACATTTCTCTATTGAAGAAGATAAGGATGATATTATCCCATTCATCAAAGAAGCAATGGCCACTTCAAAAGATGGTTTTAAAATTTTAGCTTCCCCTTGGACGGCACCACCGTGGATGAAAGACAATAAAGATTGGCGCGGAGGTAAATTATTACCCGAATATTATGACACTTGGGCTCTCTTCTTTTCAAAATATATTGATGCATACAAATCCGAAGGGATTGATATTTGGGGCTTAACAGTAGAAAATGAACCTCTAGGGAATGACAACAATTGGGAGAGCATGCATTATAGCCCTCAAGAAATGACCCAATTTGTGCAAAACCATTTGGGTCCAAAACTAGAAGTTGATGGTAAAAACAATATTAAAATCTTGGGATATGACCAAAACCGAGAGCACCTAGAACATTGGGTAGATGAAATGTTCAAGGATGAAGCCACTTCTAAATACTATGATGGCACCGCGATTCACTGGTATGCAAGTACATATGAGATATTTCCCGATGCGTTACAATACGCCCATAAAAAGGCCCCAAATAAACACTTGATACAATCCGAAGCTTGTGTGGATGCACAAGTGCCTAAATGGAAAGACGATCTATGGTATTGGTCCAAAGAAGCGACAGATTGGGGCTGGGATTGGGCACCAGAACAGGATAAACATCTCCACCCTAAATATGCTCCCGTGTATCGATACGCTAGGGATATTATTGGTTGTCTTAACAATTGGGTAGATGGATGGATAGACTGGAACATGGTTTTGGACACGCAAGGAGGGCCAAACTGGTTTAAAAATTGGTGCGTAGCACCCGTAATTGTAGATCCAGAAAAAGATCAAGTATACTTTACTCCCATATATCACACATTGACCCATTTCAGCAAATACATACGACCTGGCGCTGTGCGCATAGGGTTTGAAAATTCAGACGACTCGCTTATGACTACAGCGGCAAAAAACCCTGATGGTTCAATTGCGGTAGTGATTCTAAATCAAAGTATGGAATCAAAGAATTTTGAACTCATATTGGGCGAAAGTTCCCAAAAAATTACAATTAGTCCGCAGGCCATCCAAACCGTTGTACTAAAAAATCCAACTAATACTAACTAA
- a CDS encoding glycosyl hydrolase family 17 protein, with translation MKSIVKIILATIVLLTAYSCKEKTSKTEENQPQITKEVTAKDILGNPDYLAISYGGYRKATRDVQPTIDELKEDMRILSAMGIKVLRTYNVQLQHAPNLLKAIHELKNEDSSFQMYVMLGAWIDCKNAWTGQEPNHDVESEQNEGEIARAAALANQYPDIVKIIAVGNEAMIKWATSYYVQPSVILKWVNHLQELKKSGKLPKDLWITSSDDFASWGGGEESYHTEDLEKLIKAVDYISMHTYAYHNSHYNPEFWGVPEEEEQLSDIEKIDAAMVRTKEFAMAQYKAVSNYVKSVGTDKPIHIGETGWATVSNGHYGPTGSKATDEYKEAAYHKLIREWTNTNGISCFYFEAFNERWKDAQNEHGSENHFGLITIDGQAKYALWDLVDKGTFNGLTRNGNPITKTYKGNKNELMKDVLVPPTKKEQAITH, from the coding sequence ATGAAATCAATTGTAAAAATAATCTTGGCCACGATAGTTTTGTTAACTGCCTATTCGTGTAAAGAGAAAACAAGCAAAACAGAAGAAAATCAACCCCAAATAACAAAAGAAGTGACAGCTAAAGATATTTTAGGAAACCCTGACTACTTGGCCATATCATACGGAGGTTATAGAAAAGCTACCCGCGATGTTCAACCTACAATAGATGAGCTTAAAGAAGACATGAGGATACTATCTGCGATGGGCATCAAAGTCCTGCGAACATATAATGTTCAATTGCAGCATGCTCCCAACTTATTAAAGGCAATACATGAGTTAAAAAATGAGGATTCCAGTTTTCAAATGTATGTGATGCTTGGTGCATGGATCGATTGCAAAAATGCATGGACCGGTCAAGAACCTAATCATGATGTGGAAAGTGAGCAAAATGAAGGTGAAATAGCCAGAGCCGCTGCATTGGCAAATCAATATCCAGATATTGTAAAAATTATAGCTGTTGGCAATGAGGCCATGATAAAATGGGCCACCAGTTATTATGTGCAACCTTCAGTAATTTTAAAATGGGTAAACCATCTTCAAGAATTGAAAAAAAGTGGAAAGCTACCCAAAGATTTATGGATTACCAGTTCTGACGATTTTGCCTCTTGGGGAGGTGGCGAAGAAAGCTATCATACCGAAGACCTAGAAAAGTTGATTAAGGCCGTAGATTATATTTCCATGCATACCTACGCCTATCACAATTCTCACTATAATCCAGAGTTCTGGGGTGTTCCGGAGGAGGAAGAACAACTTTCAGATATTGAAAAAATAGATGCCGCTATGGTAAGGACAAAAGAATTTGCCATGGCTCAGTATAAAGCAGTATCTAATTATGTAAAAAGTGTCGGTACCGACAAGCCAATTCATATTGGAGAAACTGGTTGGGCCACCGTTTCCAATGGTCATTATGGCCCAACTGGTTCAAAAGCTACTGATGAATACAAAGAAGCAGCTTATCACAAGCTAATACGGGAATGGACCAATACAAACGGAATTTCGTGCTTCTATTTTGAGGCTTTTAATGAGCGATGGAAGGATGCCCAAAACGAACATGGTTCTGAAAACCATTTTGGTTTGATTACGATAGATGGACAAGCAAAATATGCTTTATGGGACCTAGTGGACAAAGGAACTTTTAATGGTTTGACCAGAAATGGAAATCCTATCACCAAAACATACAAAGGGAATAAAAACGAATTAATGAAAGATGTTCTGGTTCCTCCTACAAAGAAAGAACAAGCGATTACTCATTAA